AGCGGGCGCCTGCCGTTCACGTGGCCGAGCGGCGCCGCACGGTCGGGAGCGATGTACAGCCTCGGCTTCGGCTTGAGCTACACGACCTTCACGGAGTCGACGCCCACGGTCGATAAGGGCGTCTTGAACGTCACCGTGTCGAACACCGGGAAGATTGCGGGAACGAGGACGGTGCTGGCCTTCGGCCGCGCCAACAACCGCGACACCCTCGCCGCCTTCGGCAAGGTGACGCTCGCGCCAGGCGAAACGCGCCGCGTGACCTTGCCCCTCCTCGCGGGCACTCCGGCGAACTCCGAATACCGAACCGTGCGGTGACCGTGCGCCCCCTTCCACTGGGGGCGCGCGTTTACGCGCCGAGCCGCGGGCCGAACCAGCCCTCGAGGTGCTCGTAGGCCGCCTCGAAGCGTTCCACGGCGTCCGCGAGGCGAAGCTCGCCTCGCGGTTCCACGATGCCTTCGACCTTCGCGAGGGGCGCCTCGGCGCCGCGCGCCAGCAACGACGCGCCCAGGGCCGAGGCGTCCGGAATGTCCACGACTTCCAAGGGGCGTTCCAAGACGTCCGCGAGCAGTTGGCGCCACCACGGATGAACGGAGCCGCCGCCCGCGAGGCGCACGAGGTGGGTCTCGGCGGGTGCGAGCGCGCCCAAGGCTTGGCGGATGGAGAAAGCGACGCCTTCGAAGGCCGCGCGCGCGAGGTGCGAAGCGTCATGCTGCAATCCCGCGCCGATCCAGCCGCCTCGCGCGTGCGGATCGAGGTGCGGCGTTCGGTCTCCGGTGAGGTACGGCAAGAAGATCACGCCGCCCGAGCCGAAGTCGGCGCTTCGCGCGAGCGCGTAGAACTCGCGCCACTCGGCTCGGAGAGCGCGCCGCGCCCACTCCAGGGCGAGACCGGCGTTCTGCACGGCTCCCAAGACGTAAAAGCCCGCGTCGGCGCCGCGAAAGACGTGCACGCCGCGCCGCGCGGTCGGCAAGGTGGCAGAGCGTACGACGAGTTGGGCGCCCGTCCCGACGGTGAGTTGTACTTGGCTCGCCGTCAAACCCGTGCCGAGCAAGGCCGCCGCCGTGTCCGCCGCGCCCGCCACGACTTGAACGCCTTCGGAGAGGCCGAGGGCGCGCGCGGCGCTCGTCGAGAGCTCACCGACACGCTCGCCGGAAGCAACGAGGGGCGGCAGAAGGTCGCGGCGCAAGCCGAGGACCGCGACGAGGTCGTCGTGCCAAGCGTCGCGCTCCAAGTCGTACAGAAGCGTGCCCGAGGCGTCCGACGGTTCGGCGTGCGCTTTGCCCGTCAGACGCAGGCGAAGCCAGTCCTTGGGTTGCAAGGCGAGGGAGGCGCCCTCGTAGACGCCCGGCTCGTGGTCGCGCAGCCAAAGCAGGGTCGGCCCGGCCATGCCGGTCGTGACAGGATTGCGAAGCCGCGCGAGGAGCGTGGGCGGCACGGCTTCGTACGCGGCAAGTTGCCGCGTCGCCCGCCCGTCCGCCCAAAGCACGGCGGGACGCGCGGGCGAGCCGTCGAGGTTCGTCAGGACGACGCCGTGCATCTGCCCGGACAACCCGAGCGCTTTCACGCGAAGTCCGTCTTCGGCGGCGGTGCGAACGGCGCTCACGGTCGCCGACCACCACGCCTCGGGGTCCGTCTCGGCCCAGCCGGGACGCGGAGACGCGACTGCGTAGGCGGCGGACGCGTCGCGCACGAGACGGCCCGCTTCGTCGTACAACACCGCCTTCACGCTGCTCGTACCGAGGTCGACGCCGAGAAACATGGGCGCAGTCTACTCGGCCCCGAGGTGGGCGCCGCTTCTTGACACCTTCGAGTTTGGCTCTTATTGTAGTCAAATGACCACCATACGAGACGAAACGAGTTCGCTCATCGCTCGGCGCCTGCGCGTCGAACGCGAGGCGCGCGGATGGTCGCAAGCCGACCTCGCCGCTCGGTCGGGCGTCTCGAAGGCCACGGTCAGCAAAATCGAACGCGAGGAGATGAGCCCGACCGCCGTCGTCCTCGTGAAGCTCGCGTCCGCTTTCGACCTCACGCTCGCGGGCCTGCTGCTGCGCGCCGAGGGCGACGGCGGTCGCCTCGTGCGCGCCGCCGACCAGCCTTCTTGGCGCGACCCCGACACGGGCTACGTCCGCCGGCAGGTCTTCGCGCGGCCCGACCATCCCCTCGAACTCGCCGCGATCGAGTTGCCGCCCCGCAAGCACGTCACCTTGCCCGCCGCGTCGTACGCGCACATCCGACAAGTCGTGTGGGTGCGCGAAGGTCGCCTCGTCGTGACCGAAGGCGGCACGCGCAACGAACTCGGCCCCGGCGACTGTCTCGGATTCGGCTCGCCCACCGACGTCACCCTCGCCAATGACACGGACGCGCCTTGCACCTACGTCGTCGTCCTCGCGCGCGGATGACACCCTCCGGAGGTTTGCACATGACCGACACTCTGCCCGACCTGCGCGTCGACCTGCTCGCCCCCTCGCGAAGCGTGAGCGCCCAACTCGCCGAGATCCTCATCGAGACGGTCGCGGCGGGCGGCTCCGTGGGCTTCATGCATCCCGTGACGCTCGACGACGCCCTCACCTTTTGGAACAAGGCGCTCGAAGCCGCGCAACGCGGCGAACGTCTCGTGCTCGGCGCGTGGAGCGGCCCTCGACTGCTCGGCACCGTCAGCGTGCTGCTCGACACGCCCGTCAACCAACCGCACCGCGCCGAGATCGCCAAGATGATGACGCGGCCCGACGCTCGAGGCCGCGGCGCCGCCACCGCCTTGCTGCGACGAGCCGAAACCCTCGCCGCCGAACGCGGCCGCACCCTCTTGATCCTCGACACCGCCTCGGACGGCGGCGCTTCACGGTTGTACGAACGCCTCGGCTACACGTTCGCCGGAGAACTTCCCGACTACGCCCTCAAACCTCACGGCGGCCTGACCGGCACCCGCTTGTACTACAAGCGCCTGGCCCTCACTTGACCGCGCCCCTTCACCACCAACGACGCCGCCGCGCGAAGACGAGCACGAGCGCGGCGAGCACGAGAATGAGGCCCAGCACTCGATAAAAGCCGCGCACGCCCATGTTCTCCCAAGGCTCGCCCGTGTTCATCCCGAAGAGGCCCGAGACGAACGCTCCGAGGCCGAGCAGGACCGTCGCGATCGTGAGAACCCGAACGATGTCGTTCGTGCGCTCCGCGCTTCTCGCCATGTACAAATCGAAGGTGCCGATCACGAGCGAGCGCGCGTCCTCCACCGCCGAGAGCGTGCGCTCGAAGCGCGAGAAGAGCGCCACGAAGTGCACGCTCGCCGCGCCCTGCTGCCCGAACCAGAAGTCAGGCCGCGCGAGCGCCGCGAACACCTCGCGGTGCGCCGCCAACGCTGTTCGCACGTCCGACACGCGGCGACGATGCCTCACGATTCTCGTCAGCAAATCATCGTCGGGCATGCCCTTCGCCAAGATCGCCGTGTCGAGACGGTCCAACTCGGCTTCCATGGTGTCGATGGTGCGGTAGTACCCGCCGAGCAGCCAATCGAGCAACGCCGCGAGAAACGCCGATGACGACAACGCCCCGAGGTCGGTGTCGCCACGCTGCTGCTCCCTGAAGGCTTGCAAAAACGCCACCGGGCAAGGATGGACGGTCAGAACGAAGTTACGACCCGCGACGAAGTCGATCTCCACGTTCTCCAACTTGCCGCCACGCTCCTCCAGCGTTCGCACGTCCAACGTGAAAAAGTCGCTGTACAAGTGCAAGTGCGGCTCCTCCACCTCGTCGAGCAGATCCTCCGTCACCTCGCGCGGCAACCCCAGCCGTTCGGCGACCGCGCGCACCTCGCCCTCGGCGCGGCCTTCCACGTCGATCCACAACAAGTGCGACTCGCCGAGGCGCGACACGTTCATGTCCGCGAGGTTCAGGTCGCGGTCGCGGCCCTCGGCATCGAACAGGGTTACCCGAATCGTCATGACTCAGTCTGTCCCGCCCGCCTCAAGCAGCGCTGGAACGAAGAGCTTCACCCGTCGTGGCCCCGCGACGATACGGACACGACGAGGCCGAGCAGGACGCGGGCGAACGTGAAGTTTGCAAGATTCACGCACGAAAACGCGGGCGGGGACCCACGAACGTTCGTGGGTCCCCGCTCGGGTCACGCCCGTCAGTCGGCGGGAACGGCGTTCGTGCCGACCTTGGCGAGGTGCTCTTCGACGGTGTGCTTGAGTTTGAGGTAATCCTGGTGGAAGGCGCGGATGCCCTCGTTGAGCTTCTCGCCCGCCATCTGATTCTCGATCAAGGACCAGCGGAACGCCGCCTCGCCGAGCGGCGCTTCCTTGTCGCCCTCCGCGTCGCTCGGCGTGAGTTGCCGCACCAACGTGCCTTGATCTCCGTCGAGTTCGGCGAGCAGGGCGGGACTCACCGTCAGGCGGTCGCAGCCCGCGAGCGCCTCGACTTGCGCGGCCGTGCGGAACGACGCGCCCATCACCACCGTCGGGTAGCCCTGCTCCTTGAAGTGCGCGTAGATGCGCCGCACGCTCTGCACGCCCGGGTCCTCTTCGACGGGGTAGCTGTCCTTGCCCTCGGCCTTCTTGTACCAGTCGGTGATGCGCCCCACGAACGGCGAGATCAGGAACGCGCCCGCCTGCGCGGCCGCCACTGCCTGCTCCAGGCTGAACACCAGCGTGAGGTTGCAGTGAATCCCCTCGCCTTCGAGCACCTCGGCGGCACGCACGCCTTCCCACGTCGCCGCGAGCTTGATCAGCACGCGGTCACGACCCACGCCGTGCTCCTCGTACAATGCGATGAGGCTTCTCGCCTTGTCGACCATCGCCTGCGTGTCGAACGAGAGGCGCGCGTCCACCTCGGTGCTGACGTAGCCCGGCACGAGCTTCGTCAGCTCGGTGCCGAAGCGCACGGCGAGGCGGTCGAGAATGCGCTCGACGGAATCGCCGTCGCGCGCGCCACGCTCGATGACCTCGCGGACCAAGCCTGCCGATTCGGGTTGCTGCGCCGCCTTGAGAATCAGCGAGGGGTTCGTGGTGCAGTCGCGCGGTCGGAACTTCTCGATCGCGGTGAGGTCGCCCGTGTCGGCCACGACGACGGTGAACGCCCGAAGTTGCTCCAGTTTGCTCGTCATGCTCTACCTTCCTCTCCTCACATGAGACAGCGTGGCGGGTCGCCTCAACGCGCGCGAACGGCGCGAGCCCGTCCTTTCAGGATACCCGACCCTCGAGCGCTTCCACCGCGCCGCCTTACCCGCCGCGAACAGCGAAATGGTACCGCCATCGGTGCGCCGCGCGGCGTGCTGGAGCTCTAAGCGGATCACAGCAGTTCCTACCACCGTTCCGAGTTCGATCCGAGGTGGCGCGTCGCACCTCGGGCGAACCTCTTTCCCGCAGGGGGTCACTTTATCGGCGTTGCTCGACGTTCTCCACCGCATCGCATGACCCGATCAGCCGTAGCTCCCCCGGCTCGGTGCCGCGTGCGTCAAGGCAACGTCTCGCGCCAACGCGGATCGCTCGACGTCGCCAGGGTACGCACGAGGTCGAGCAGCATGCCGAGCGGCCGTTCCGCCCACGATTTGTCGGGCTGCGGTCCGCGGCGTGCCAGAAACAATGCGATGTGCAGTTGCCGAGCCACGATGCGCGCTTCGATCGACGCGCCGAGCGCCCCCGCGCCCTCCTCGCGGTACCCGTCGAGCATGAACGGCACGGCCGACAAGGGCACGCCCGCGAAGTCGTCCGCCGCGTCGCCCCATCCGCACGCTCCGAAGTCGAGCAGGACTACGTACTCCCCGGACGGCCGCACGAGAACGTTCGTCGCTTGCAGGTCGCCGTGGCGCAGCACCGCGTTCGTCTTCTCGGTGGCGCCCACGACACGCAAGTGCGCAATCCACGACGTCAGCCAGCGCGCTTCTTGAACGCCGACGTAGCCGCGTTCGGCGAGTTCGTCGGGCAACGCGTCCACGGACGGCAGTTCCTCGATGGCCAAGTCGCTCGTCGAAGCGGTTCGCTCGGCACGGTGAAAGCGCGCGAGATCCCGCCCGACCTCACGGTACGCCTCGGGCGTCTCGGCGGGCGCGCGGCCCAGGTGTTCGAGCGGCCCGCCGGGCGCGCGTTCGTACAGGCCGTACGGCACCTCCAGGAGTTCGAGGGTGTCGTCGAAGGCGACGAGGGCGGGCGTACGCACTCCCAGCGCGCGAGCAAGCGGCACCACGACCGATTCCTTGTGGGCTGACTCCACGAAGGCCGGATGCTGACGCGGTACGCGCAGAATCAAGTCCTGGCCGACTTCGAAGATGGCGTTGAAGATGCCGACGTTCGCGCGCCGCACGATGAGCGCGCCGCTCAGCCCGTGCCGCGCCAGCACCGCGTCGAGCCGCTCGGCACCGAGATCCGGAAAGTCGGGAAGATTCAAAGAAGCCTCCGTGAAACGGCGTACGAACGATTCGACAACGAAACCTCCGAGGAACTTGCAAAAAACAGACGGCGAACGAAACCGACCGCTCGACTGTAACACGCGCCGAGACACCGCCCGGACAAGTCGGGAGCCTCGGCAGTGCGACCGTGGGCGCCCGCGTCGCTCCCTACACGTCGGTCGGGAGAAGCGGGTGGCAGAGCGCGTCGCGCCCGACGTCGCGGAGTTCGGTCGTCAACCGTCCTCGTCGTCCGGGACGATGCCGCCGTCTTGCTGCTGGAGCTTCGCGGCCTTCTGCGTCGGCGTCTCGGTTTGCTCGTCGGACGGCGAGTTGGCGTCCTGCTCGGTCGAGATGACGATTTCGCCTCGCTCTTGCAATTCGCTCAACGTCGGGTCGGTCTTGTCGGTCATGCGCGCCTCCTTCGGTCCTTCCACTTCACACGGCGGCGAGGAGGCGTAGGTGGCGCTTGGCTCAAGGTGGCGCCGCCAAAACCTCAGGCGCGCGTCATGCACTTCAAGGCGCGTCGGCGGGCTTTCAGGCGGGCGTCGAGCGAAGTCGGCGTGGCCGTCAAGCGAGGAGTTCGGCGAGCACGCGCCTCGTTTCCTCATCACCCGCGCCGCTTCGGGAGGCTTCGAGGGTGATGAGGGCCTTCCACAGCGCCCACGCCCGCCCGCGCACCCACGTGTCGTCGTCGAGTCCGAGCGCTTGGCGGAACACCGCGCGGCTTTCTCCTTCGAACAGCGTCCAGGCGATGGCGAGGTCGCACGCGGGATCGCCGACGCCGGAGCACCCGAAGTCGAGGACGCCGACGAGGCGTCCTTCGCGCGCCAGCAGGTTGTTCACGGCGACGTCTCCGTGAAACCACACGTCCCGCCCCGTCCACGCGGCGTTCAAGCCCGCTTCCCACACGCCGAGGGCGCGCGCCGCGTCGATGTCGCCGTCGAGGGCGACGCAGGCTCGGCGCGTCTCGGCGTCGTACGTGGCGAGCGGCGCTCCTCGAAAGAAGGAGTGCGCTCCGGCGGGCGGGCCGCTCGTCGCCTCCACGCGCTGCAAGGCGGTCAGGAACGCCGCGAGTTCGCGAGCGAACGACGCCAAGTCGGCGGGTCTCGCCACGCCGACGGGCGAACCGTCGAGCCAGCCGTAGACGGACCACGCGAAAGGGTAGCCTTCCCCGGGACGCCCGAGCGCGATCGGCGTGGGAATCGGCAGCGGAAGGTGGCGCGCGAGGAACGGCAGCCAGCGATGCTCCTTCTCGACTTGCGGAACGTACCCCGCGGCGCTCGGAAGGCGCACGGACAGGCGCTCGCCGAGGCGGAAGGTTCGGTTGTCCCATCCTTGGGGCGCGGCGGGCGTGATCGGCAAGTCGGCCCACCGGGGAAACTGCGCGGTCACGAGGCGCTTCACGAACGGGGCGGTCAGGTGGGACGCGTCGAAGTCAGGCAAGAGGCTCCTCGGATGCGGTCGAAACGGCGGCGCCGACTCGAGCGGCTCGCTGCAAGATGACGTCCACGGTCTCGTCGGGCGTGAGGTTCGAGGTGTCGAGCCACATGCCGACGCGCGGCGTGCGGTGCAGGGACGCCACGAGCGCCTCGACCGTCCACCCGTCGCCGTACCCGATCTTGCCGCGCGCCGCTTCACGCCGCGCGACGACGTCCGGGGAAGGGTCGAGCACGACGACGGTGACGCGCAGGCCGTCCAGGAGCGACAGGACGAGCGGCAAGGCTTGCTCGAGGATGACGTCTTGGTAGACGACCGTGAAGTTCGCTTCGACGTAGGCGCGGGCGACGTTCGTGGCGAGGCGGTAGCGCAAGGCGAGTTGCTCTTCGGCTTCGCGTGAAACGTCGGGCGTGGGATCGGCGCGACCCCGGACGATCATGCGGCGGAAGACGTCGCCGCGCAGGTGAACGCTTCGTTCGAGGCGTTCGGCGAGACGCTGGGCGACCGTGCTTTTCCCGGCGGCCATCACGCCCGTCACGACGATCACGTGCGAAGCGACGAAGGACATGCGTGCATCGTACCGAAGTGAAGCGCGGTGTGGCGTTCGCCCTCTCGGCACGCCGTGGATCCCGCGACGCGGCGCTCGGCGGCCCGTCTTGAATGCCCGCACCGCCGTCACTCCAGCAAGGTGGGCTGCTTGGGCCAGGCGACGAAGAAGGTGGCGCCCGCGCCCACTCGACCTTCGGCCCACGCGCCCGCCGAAACGCAAGCAGACGCGCCGCACGAGCGCCAAACCGATGCCGGTGCCTTGGCACGCGGACTCGGAGTGCAGGCGTTTGAAGACCTTGAAGAGCTTGTCCTTGTAGCGGTTGTTGAAGCCAGCGCCGTTGTCTTCGAAGCGCAAAATCACTTCCGACTCGGTCTCCATGGCGCTGACGTGAATTCGCGCGTCCTCGCGGGCGCTCGTGAACTTCAAGGCGTTTTCGAGCAGTTCGAAGAACACGAGTTGCATGGCGGCGCTGTCTCCTTGCACGTTCGGCAAGGCATCGTTCGTCAAGGACACCGAGCGATTCGCGAGGAGCGGCCTCAAGTCCTTGCGGACCTCGTCGAGCACGCGGTTGAGGTCGAGCGGAGCGATTCGGACGCGCATGAAGCTCACCAGGGTGTACTCGGCGAGCGCCCGCGCGAGTTCGTCCATGCGGGAAACGGAGCGGAAGACGTGGTTGAAGTGCGTCACTTGAGTGGAGTCGAGGCCGGGCGAGCCGCGTTGCAGCACCTCCAGGAACGCCGTGACGGGCCGCCAGAGTACCGTCATCAGGTCCTCGGCGACCGCGAGGACGACCGTTCGCAGTTCCTCGCTGAGCTCGCGGATCTTCAAGGCGCGTTCCTCGACGCGTCGCTCCAGCGTTTCGTTGAGGCGCAGCAACTTCTCTTGCGCGCCCTTCTCGACGCTGATGTCGCTCAAGGCGATCAGCAGCAGCCCGGACGCGTGCACTCGCCCTTCCAAGCGCACGGGGACGGTATGGCTGTCGTGGCGCTTCCGAGACTCGTTCGCCAGCAAGCGCGGCGGCAGCAGCGCGAAAGACGAGCGTGAGGACGTGGACGTGAACTCCAAGAAGCGCCGCCCGAGCAGCCGCCAGCGCTCCATGCCCATCAAGGCGCTGGCCTTGTGGTTCGCGTCGACGAGAACGCCACGCTTGTCGAGCGTGACGTACCCGATGGGCGCGAAGTCGAGCAACATAGCATACTGATCGCGCGACCTGAAGCCCCAGCACGGTCTCGCGCAGCTTTTCATTTTGCAGTTCCAAGGCACGGACAGTTCGTGCTTGAGAGCGTCGCTGGTTTCAGAGAGGGAAGCGGGCACCGTGACCGCGAGGCGCTCGGCTTCCTCACGCAGCTGTCGCCCGGCTTCGTCGTTACGAAAATCGCTCGTGGCTTCTTCGTTTCCTTCACCGCACCTTGGCAGAACCGGGAAGATCGGCGCGAACAGCGTGAAGTCCACGGACGTGGCGCGGGGGTACGCTTCTCACTTCTTTTGTGTCGAAGCCAGCACACGCATGAGAAGCACGAGGCGAACAGTTTCGACGTGGACGAGGCACGGTTCGTGCTCTTCGTCGCTTGCTTTCTTCGAGCAGGCGCAAAATTCGTTTTTCTACTTCATGGCTTCAACGACCTTCCACCCTTCCATGAGGGGAGTTGTAACAATCCTTTATAAAAATTGAGTCTGAATCAATGTTAGATAAAAGGTTTCGTAAAGGAAGCGTCACTGTACGATTCGACACTCTCGTAGCATGCCCATGGAAAGCTTCGTCGCTCTCACGTCGGGCGGCGTCCTCTCTTCATTTCTTGGAGTCGTCATGCCCAAATGCATTTTGATCATCGAGGATGACCCGGACGTCCGTGACGTCCTGACGTTCACATTGCGCGAAGCAGGGTATGACGTGATCGGCGCTTCGACTGCCGAGGACGGCCTGACCTTCGCGCGCTCGCATCACGTCGACCTCGTGCTGCTCGACCTCGGCTTGCCCGACCGCAGTGGCGCGACCGTCGCGGACGCTCTGCATCAAGAGCAGGCGCACATCAAGATCATCGTGCTGAGCGCGTACGACGACACCGATCATAAGGTGCACCTGCTTCGACTCGGCGCGCACGACTATATCACCAAGCCCGTCGAGACGCGCGAGCTTCTCGCGCGCGTCCACGTTCAACTTCGGCGCAAAGGCGCGATCACCGTGCGCGCCGGACCGCTCGTCTTGAACGTGGACGCGCGCGAAGCGCGGTGGGACGCGGAGATGCTGACGCTCAACAACAAGGAGTTCGACTTGTTGGCGTTGCTGGCCGCCGCGCCCGGACGAGTGTTTCGCCTCGACGAGTTGATGCAGGCCCTGTGGCCGTTCGAAGAGGTGCATCCGAATCTCGTGAGCGTGCACGTGCTGCACTTGAGACGCAAACTCGAGGCGGTCGGGGCGAGCGGCGTGATTCGCACGGTGCGTGGCCTCGGCTACGGCCTCGATCCGCGATCGTCCGACTCGACGTCGAGCTTTCAGGCGTGACGACGCGGTGAGGCCCCTCACCGCGTCGCTTCACCGCTCCCTCCCCTGCTCCGCGCGTCTTACGTGGCTTTTCCTCGCGGAACTTTCCCAGCTCGACTTCGGTCGAGCGCGTGATGACGTTGGTGTGCGGAGGCGAGCGTTTCCGTTTCCGGCGCGTCCTCATCGCCCCCACGCCGATATGTAAACGGCCTCCCATTCGCGCCTTCGGCGCGGAGGCAATTCGACGCCGAGTCGTGCGTCGAGCGAGACGTTGGCGGCCTTCACAGTTCAACTCTACAAATCCGACTGGAATGGTTGACATTCAAAGAGTAACTTCATAGACTTTTCGGGTGTTTACCCGTCCTGCCCTCATCCTCCTGAGCGCCGCCCTCGCCGGGACCGCGCTCGCCGCTCCCCAACAGCCCGTCAAGTTCGCCGTCACCCTCGAGCAAATGCGCGGCCACTACGACGCCAGCCTGCTCGGTTACAAGAACGGCGACCTCGCCACGGCCGCCAAGCACGCCAAGCATCCGGCCAACGAACTTTACGCGGCCATCAAGGCGGACCTCACGCCCGCGCTGCAAAAGAAGTTCGTCGCCGACTACGACCTCATCAACAAGACCTTGGCGGCCAAAAAGCCCTACGCGGACTTCCAGCGCGCCGTGAACGCGTTTTACGCCGACGTCGATGCCGCCCTCGTCACACTCGGCGCGACGCGCAGCGACCCCAAATTCACCGCCCAAGTCATCGCGCAGATCCTCGAGAACGCCGAGCATGAGTACGAGGAAGGCGTCGCGAGCGGCAAAATCGTCAACCTCGCCGAGTACCAAGACGCCCAGACGTACGTCGCCCGCGCCAAGAAGTGGTTCGACGCGAACGCGAAGTCGTACCCCGAGCATCAGCGCGAGGAAACCGCCGAGGCCATCGCCACCGCCACGAGCGTCATCGCCCGCAAAGGCGCGCTCGCCGATCTCGAGAAGGCCGTCGATCAAGCCAAAGAGGAACTCGCCGAAATCAGCGGGACCCAAACGGCCGCCAAGGGAAGCAACGCCTCGTACCTCGCGACCATCGAGAAGCTTCTCGGCGAAGCCAAGGGCCACTACGCGGGCGGCATGGCCGACGCCGCCGAGGAAGCCATCATCGACGCGTACCTGGAAAACTACGAGTACCTCGAAAGCCCTCTGGCGAAGAAAGACAAGACCCTCGAGCTGAAGCTGGAGAAGACTTTGCGCGAGAATCTGCGCGCCCTGCTGAAGACCAAGCCGACGGCCGCGAAGTTTAACGGAGCCGTCGACGCCGCCCTCGCGGACCTCAAGAAGGCCCGCGCGCTGCTCGGAGAATAAGATGCGCCGCCTTCTCGCCTTGCTCTTGACGCTCCTCGGAGTCGCGCTCGCCGCTCCCGGCGACGTCGACGTCAGCGCCGAACTTCGCACCGCCCACGACCTCGTCGCCCAGAGCTTGCGCGAGTACGAGGCCGGCAAGACCGACGAGGCCTTCCGCACGGCGCGTTCCGCGTACCTCGATCACTTCGAGTACGCCGAGCCCCCCCTGCGCGTCCTCAACCCCGACTTGATCTTGGAGATGGAGTACCGCTTCGCAGACCTGCGCAACGGCATGAAGAGCGGGGCTCGCATCGGCGAACTTCAAAAGATCGCCGGGGACATCAACGAAAGCTTGCGCAAAGCGCAAAGCATCGTCAGCGGCACCGGGATTCTCGCGCCCACCTTGGCCGCCACCGGCGGCTTCACGATCCTCTTTCGCGAAGGGCTCGAGGCGGCGTTGTTGATGGCCGCGATTCTCGCGTACCTCGCGAGCACCCGCAACGACCGCTTGCGCGGCGGCGTGTGGTACGGCGCGCTCGCCGCGCTCGTCGCCACGGCCGTCACGTGGTACGCCGCCACGTACCTGCTGTCCATCGCGCCCGTGTCGCGCGAACTCATCAGCGCCATCACCAGCGCCATCGCCGTCGTAATTCTCTTCTACCTGTCCTTCTGGATGCTGCAACAAGGCGACCGCAA
This genomic stretch from Deinococcus yavapaiensis KR-236 harbors:
- a CDS encoding response regulator transcription factor, which encodes MPKCILIIEDDPDVRDVLTFTLREAGYDVIGASTAEDGLTFARSHHVDLVLLDLGLPDRSGATVADALHQEQAHIKIIVLSAYDDTDHKVHLLRLGAHDYITKPVETRELLARVHVQLRRKGAITVRAGPLVLNVDAREARWDAEMLTLNNKEFDLLALLAAAPGRVFRLDELMQALWPFEEVHPNLVSVHVLHLRRKLEAVGASGVIRTVRGLGYGLDPRSSDSTSSFQA
- a CDS encoding FTR1 family iron permease; this translates as MRRLLALLLTLLGVALAAPGDVDVSAELRTAHDLVAQSLREYEAGKTDEAFRTARSAYLDHFEYAEPPLRVLNPDLILEMEYRFADLRNGMKSGARIGELQKIAGDINESLRKAQSIVSGTGILAPTLAATGGFTILFREGLEAALLMAAILAYLASTRNDRLRGGVWYGALAALVATAVTWYAATYLLSIAPVSRELISAITSAIAVVILFYLSFWMLQQGDRKRSAEFMRARVSQAVQSGSLGAVALVTFTTIYREGFETVLFYQALAVASGPVMGYMYLGVALAVLALAVVFAVIFRLGRRVPTQRLFPILVAVTALFAVAFVGNGVRAFQEAGWLPVTNLYGKVPTLDPNVAALTGLHPTVETLAAQVLMILVYVVGYAVLRLREGERFKRKAHS